The sequence ACAAAACTGAACGTCAAACTATAGAAACAGCATGTAAAGACTGGAAAGATGGTGGCTCGAAGATTGATCACTTCTTTAAATTTAACACTTATCCCTGTGAAGTTTCTAACTCAAGGATTTATGAGCAAACATTGTTACACTTTGCTGCTAAGCATGGTTATCAAAATGTAGTAAATGCTTTGCTCAAAGCAGGAGCAAAAATTGATGTAATGGATGTATTAGGTCGTACTCCTTTATACTTTGCTGCTCACAATGGTTATATGGATGTAGTAAATGCTCTAATATCAAAGGGAGCAAAGGTAGATTTATTAGACTTTAATAGTAATACCCCACTACACCTTGCTGCTCAGAATGGCCATGTGAATATAGTTAATGCTCTAATAAAAGCAAATGCAGATGTTAATGCAGTAGGTGGATATGAAAACACCGCGCTACATCTTGCTGCTAAAAATGGCCATATAAATGTAGTAAATGCTCTAATAAAAGCAAAGGCAGGTGTTAATGCACAAAACACAAATGGATACGTTTCGCTACACCTTGCTGCTCAAAATGGTCATATAGATGTAGTAAATGCTTTAATAGACGCAGAAGCAAAGACAGATTTATTAGGTGGTACTTTTGACAAAAAAACTCCTCTACATCTTGCTGCTGAAAATGGTTATGAAAGTGTGATACAAGCTCTAGTTACAAAAGGAGCGAATATTAATGCACAGAGTAGCTATTATAAAAATACTCCTCTACATCACGCTTTTTTTGAGGGCCACGATGGGGTAGTTCAATATCTAATAGGTAAAGAAGCAAATGTTCTTTTAAAGAATGATAAGGGTTGGACCCCAAGTGATTGTGTGAATAGAGGGATTCCAAAGCTTTTAAAGGAAGCAGAAAAAGCAGCTCAAATGCCTGTTAAAGTTGGAGTTGTAGTTGGTATTATACTTATGTCTTTAATTGCTACATTACTTATATTCTCTTACTTACCCGAAGTAGCAATTGCTGGTATAGTTGTAGGATCTTTTATTCTAATTGGTACCGTTGTTGGTGGTGTTGCATATATGTTTTCAAAGCCTAGCACTGAAATAAAAGTAGAGAATACGCCGTCTGTAGAGAAAATTGCATCTGAAGTTCCTATGCCAGGCTGATAAATTTTTGTCGTTCTATAGCTTTAGCTACTAGGCCATGTGAACAAAATTTGGGGTAGCTATATAAGTGCCCCAAAAAATTCAAAAAACCTCAGTTGTTTTATCAAATCGAGAGAAAATGCGCATAAAATTCTCGATTTTACCGAAAAAACATTTGATCAAATGTTGTTCTTTATAAATATACCCATTAGACAATTTTGCTGTCAAATCTTCCTCGAATACATTCGAGTGTTCTGCTCTGCTTCTCTTAATTATTTCTCATAAAAATTTCCTATCATAATAAATAGATTATGTAAAAGAGCTAATATCTATTGCCTTTCAATTGCTTTGACAGAAAGAATAAGTTGATTTTTTATGGAAAGACATTATATGTAAGGCATATAGAGGTAAAATTATGAACGAAGCAGAACAAAAAGAGCTAAACCGAGAGCTTTATATAAATATAATTAAAGTAGATGTAGAGAGAGTTTTAGAGTGTATAGAAGCTGGAGCGGACGTTAATAAAGTACCGCTTGATATGATGGGTACTCCTATATGTACTGCTGCCCAAAGAGGCAATGAATGTATAATTAATGCTCTGATAAAAGCAGGAGCAAATGTTAATTTTCAAGGTATCTATGTATCATTTGATGATATGAAAGCCGGTATAGATTTTAGTGATAAAGATATTAAAAATTTAACTCCTTTGCATATTGCTGCTAAAGAGGGCCATAATAATCATGTAATAGACATCCTATTAGATGCAGGTGCAGATCTTAATGTAAAAGATGCACATGGAATGAC is a genomic window of Wolbachia endosymbiont of Folsomia candida containing:
- a CDS encoding ankyrin repeat domain-containing protein; translated protein: MKEYSIVKMLYKVNNLPNLDGKNVVKKIKNEFMLAIKHEDYKTERQTIETACKDWKDGGSKIDHFFKFNTYPCEVSNSRIYEQTLLHFAAKHGYQNVVNALLKAGAKIDVMDVLGRTPLYFAAHNGYMDVVNALISKGAKVDLLDFNSNTPLHLAAQNGHVNIVNALIKANADVNAVGGYENTALHLAAKNGHINVVNALIKAKAGVNAQNTNGYVSLHLAAQNGHIDVVNALIDAEAKTDLLGGTFDKKTPLHLAAENGYESVIQALVTKGANINAQSSYYKNTPLHHAFFEGHDGVVQYLIGKEANVLLKNDKGWTPSDCVNRGIPKLLKEAEKAAQMPVKVGVVVGIILMSLIATLLIFSYLPEVAIAGIVVGSFILIGTVVGGVAYMFSKPSTEIKVENTPSVEKIASEVPMPG